In Gammaproteobacteria bacterium, one genomic interval encodes:
- a CDS encoding YifB family Mg chelatase-like AAA ATPase, with protein MALAKVLSRAAVGISAPPVIVEVHLSRGLPSFSIVGLPETAVKESKDRVRSALLNSQFDFPPRRITVNLAPADLPKEGARYDLAIALGILCASGQIKQSSLDNYEVIGELGLDGSLRTCHGVAPFVLAASKAGHRLILPQANAAEASLIKTAHCVGADHLLAVCAHLQEVKPLARITPRPHIEVTNDEADLSEVHGQFHAKRALEVAAAGAHNLIMIGPPGSGKTMLASRLLKLLPPLTENEMLETAMISSVSNHGIDWQHWGRRPFRHPHHTASAVALVGGGSLAKPGEISLAHNGVLFLDELPEFDRKVLEVLREPLESGSISISRAARQAQYPARFQLIAAMNPCPCGHYGDNNVACRCSPDQINRYRSRISGPLLDRIDLHVEVPAVPIQELHNRALAESSFDVAKRIKAARLLQTQRCNKTNQALSEKEIKQTCALRDEDAKLLQQAMTQLKLSARAYHRILKVARTIADLAASEHIASSHLHEAISYRRMDRGA; from the coding sequence ATGGCCTTAGCCAAGGTCTTGAGTCGTGCCGCAGTCGGCATTAGTGCGCCGCCGGTCATTGTTGAAGTGCATTTGTCACGTGGCTTGCCCAGCTTTTCGATCGTTGGTCTACCCGAAACTGCCGTCAAAGAAAGTAAAGATCGCGTACGCAGCGCCTTATTAAATTCGCAATTCGATTTTCCACCGCGACGTATTACCGTCAACCTGGCACCTGCCGACCTGCCTAAAGAAGGCGCACGCTACGACCTGGCTATTGCTCTGGGTATTTTATGTGCATCAGGACAGATTAAACAAAGCAGCCTCGACAACTACGAAGTTATCGGTGAATTAGGGCTTGATGGTAGCTTACGTACTTGCCATGGTGTCGCACCCTTTGTCCTCGCCGCCAGCAAGGCTGGGCATCGACTGATCTTGCCCCAAGCTAACGCTGCTGAGGCCAGCCTGATTAAAACAGCGCATTGTGTTGGCGCTGATCATTTGCTTGCCGTCTGTGCACACCTGCAAGAGGTTAAACCGCTGGCACGTATCACACCACGACCACACATTGAGGTCACCAACGACGAAGCTGACCTGAGTGAAGTGCATGGGCAGTTTCATGCCAAACGCGCATTGGAAGTCGCTGCCGCAGGCGCTCACAACCTCATTATGATCGGCCCGCCAGGCAGCGGTAAAACTATGCTTGCTTCACGCTTGCTCAAACTCTTGCCACCGCTAACCGAAAACGAAATGCTGGAAACAGCAATGATCAGTTCCGTCAGCAACCATGGCATCGATTGGCAGCACTGGGGGCGTCGTCCTTTTCGCCATCCACACCACACCGCATCGGCAGTCGCGCTGGTGGGCGGTGGCAGCCTTGCCAAACCCGGCGAAATTTCACTGGCGCATAACGGCGTGTTGTTTCTCGATGAGCTGCCCGAATTTGATCGTAAAGTATTGGAAGTACTACGCGAACCACTCGAGTCAGGCAGCATCTCTATTTCGCGTGCTGCACGGCAAGCGCAATACCCAGCACGTTTTCAATTAATTGCCGCCATGAACCCCTGCCCCTGCGGCCATTATGGCGATAACAACGTCGCCTGCCGTTGCTCACCCGATCAAATAAATCGCTACCGCTCACGTATCTCTGGCCCCTTGCTCGACCGTATCGACCTGCATGTTGAAGTGCCCGCAGTGCCGATACAAGAACTGCATAACAGGGCGCTAGCCGAATCAAGCTTTGATGTGGCCAAACGCATCAAAGCCGCGCGTTTATTACAAACGCAACGCTGTAATAAAACCAATCAAGCGCTCAGTGAAAAAGAAATTAAACAAACCTGCGCACTACGCGATGAAGATGCCAAGCTACTGCAACAAGCGATGACACAGCTTAAACTCTCCGCTCGCGCCTACCATCGCATTCTCAAGGTTGCACGTACCATTGCCGATTTAGCGGCTAGCGAGCATATCGCCAGCTCACACCTGCATGAGGCTATCAGTTATCGTCGCATGGATCGTGGCGCCTAG
- a CDS encoding accessory factor UbiK family protein: MINSTLFDELAKKLAAAVPSGAREIQADLERQFLAMLQSRLGKLDLVTREQFDVQRGVLERTRSKVDALEKQLAQLEAPK; this comes from the coding sequence ATGATCAACTCTACGTTGTTTGATGAGCTAGCAAAAAAACTCGCCGCCGCTGTGCCCAGCGGCGCACGCGAAATACAAGCTGACCTGGAGCGACAATTTCTAGCTATGCTGCAATCACGCTTAGGCAAGCTGGATTTAGTCACACGAGAGCAATTCGATGTGCAACGTGGCGTACTTGAACGTACACGTAGTAAGGTGGATGCCTTGGAAAAACAACTAGCGCAACTGGAAGCGCCTAAATAG